A part of Lacibacter sp. H407 genomic DNA contains:
- a CDS encoding bile acid:sodium symporter family protein: MERKPKPIVFSVLAVLFAIVSIVLWFTGYINLSGWSLVLFFLSLAFAFRGMALLKGLSFTAIIFASVVLAMWHPEYFTTWGNFSLSSTIIPLIQILMFGMGSSMSLNDFAAVVKSPKGVVIGVASQFVIMPLLGFTLASATNFPPEIAAGIILIGCSPSGLASNVMAYLSKANLALSITITSITTLIAPFVTPLLMKLFAGALIEIDLLKMMWDIFKMIIIPIGAGLLFNKLLKGKMKWLDSAMPFISMFAITCIVTIIVASGRDNLLKIGLLLIGIALVHNSFGYLLGYWSGRLFKLNERDCRTIAIEVGMQNAGLASGIAKELGKIATIGLAAAVFGPLMNITGSALASWWHNRPPVDKTNEKEMNHITQ; the protein is encoded by the coding sequence ATGGAGCGTAAACCAAAACCAATTGTTTTCTCTGTACTTGCTGTATTGTTTGCAATCGTATCCATTGTACTTTGGTTCACAGGGTATATCAACCTATCCGGTTGGTCGTTGGTCCTGTTTTTTTTAAGCCTTGCATTTGCATTCAGAGGCATGGCATTATTAAAAGGCCTTTCGTTCACTGCTATCATTTTTGCTTCTGTAGTGTTGGCAATGTGGCACCCGGAATATTTTACTACCTGGGGTAATTTTTCGTTAAGCAGTACCATTATTCCGCTCATACAGATACTCATGTTTGGCATGGGCTCTTCCATGAGTTTAAACGATTTCGCTGCCGTTGTTAAATCACCAAAAGGAGTGGTGATCGGTGTAGCAAGTCAGTTTGTAATAATGCCATTGCTTGGCTTTACACTAGCGAGTGCAACCAACTTTCCTCCTGAAATAGCAGCAGGGATTATTCTGATCGGATGTTCACCAAGCGGGCTGGCATCAAACGTAATGGCTTACTTGTCAAAAGCAAATCTTGCATTATCGATCACCATCACATCCATCACTACATTAATTGCACCATTTGTTACACCACTATTGATGAAATTATTTGCCGGCGCCTTAATTGAAATCGATTTATTAAAGATGATGTGGGATATTTTTAAAATGATCATCATCCCCATTGGAGCAGGGCTATTATTCAATAAACTGTTGAAAGGAAAAATGAAGTGGTTGGATAGTGCAATGCCTTTCATTTCCATGTTTGCTATTACCTGTATTGTTACAATTATTGTAGCCTCCGGAAGAGACAACCTGCTTAAAATCGGATTACTGTTAATTGGAATTGCATTGGTGCATAACAGCTTTGGATACCTGCTGGGCTATTGGAGTGGCCGTTTATTTAAACTGAATGAAAGGGATTGCAGAACCATTGCCATTGAAGTGGGAATGCAAAATGCTGGGCTTGCATCAGGCATTGCAAAAGAATTAGGAAAAATTGCCACTATCGGTTTAGCAGCTGCTGTATTTGGACCATTGATGAATATCACAGGTTCGGCATTGGCAAGCTGGTGGCATAATCGTCCGCCTGTTGATAAAACAAATGAAAAAGAAATGAACCACATTACTCAATAA
- a CDS encoding SusD/RagB family nutrient-binding outer membrane lipoprotein, whose amino-acid sequence MLKIFKQLILIVCSGCLLTACDKDFEKINTNPYAVTSIDPALLLAGAQRTHIGTWNAEHIIVQQFVVPYNTGANQGFSFNVDIDLNSNAKWDQSYANGSNGNAPPIKNLTQALILLGDNTPRVNLKSMIRIWKAQVFMGLVDNYGDVPYSESGKAVSDAVFFPKYDDDAAIYEDLYKELKESIAALSTSGEYISADLFYGANAQPSTRTTTASDQVAKWKKLGNSLLLRLGMRYSKLDPAKAQTIVAEAFAGGVMTSNADNAFVKNDGTAFSQPDNAALRNFSQFNYAAEPFVNQLKLTNDPRGKFLIAQYPDPGAIANNLTPDMVLANQYGAPIGVTSDAILAGAPYRGGRGSGLNYSQFNVNIVAAPGVPEFWVTYAQTSLLLAEAAKRGWVPGADVQAKIYYDNAITADMAAYALYTGTTPISGADVTAYLNDPAVVYTPADALRLINTQYWIVNIRNGTEAFANFRRSGFPALTPNPVPGALGSVGFARRLSYPDLEASSNTANYNAGATAIGGDKLSSRVFWDKL is encoded by the coding sequence ATGCTTAAAATATTTAAACAACTGATCCTTATTGTTTGCAGCGGCTGTTTATTAACGGCATGTGATAAGGATTTTGAAAAGATAAACACGAACCCGTATGCGGTAACATCAATTGATCCTGCTCTTTTGCTTGCCGGCGCTCAACGAACTCATATCGGCACATGGAATGCAGAACATATCATTGTGCAGCAATTTGTGGTTCCTTACAACACGGGAGCAAATCAGGGTTTTAGCTTCAATGTGGATATTGATCTCAATAGTAATGCCAAGTGGGATCAATCGTATGCAAATGGAAGTAATGGTAATGCACCACCCATCAAAAACCTTACGCAGGCATTGATACTGTTGGGAGATAATACACCTCGTGTTAATTTAAAGAGCATGATCCGCATCTGGAAAGCACAGGTATTTATGGGTCTGGTTGATAACTATGGAGACGTTCCTTATTCAGAGTCGGGCAAAGCGGTTTCAGATGCTGTATTTTTTCCTAAGTATGATGATGATGCAGCCATTTATGAAGACCTGTATAAAGAGCTTAAAGAATCAATTGCTGCATTAAGTACAAGTGGTGAATATATTTCTGCTGATCTGTTCTATGGCGCAAATGCACAGCCATCAACCAGAACAACCACCGCTTCAGACCAGGTCGCAAAATGGAAAAAATTAGGCAATTCACTATTGTTACGTTTGGGAATGCGGTACAGTAAACTTGATCCTGCAAAAGCCCAGACAATTGTTGCTGAAGCATTTGCCGGTGGAGTAATGACATCAAACGCAGATAATGCATTTGTAAAAAATGATGGAACAGCTTTTTCACAACCCGATAATGCGGCGTTGCGAAATTTCTCTCAATTTAATTATGCTGCAGAGCCATTTGTAAATCAATTGAAATTAACCAACGATCCAAGAGGTAAATTTCTGATTGCACAATATCCGGATCCCGGTGCTATTGCAAATAATCTTACGCCCGATATGGTTTTAGCAAATCAATATGGCGCACCGATCGGAGTTACCAGTGATGCTATCTTAGCTGGCGCCCCTTACAGAGGTGGCAGAGGATCAGGACTTAATTACTCTCAGTTTAACGTAAACATTGTTGCTGCTCCGGGAGTACCTGAGTTCTGGGTAACGTATGCGCAAACATCATTGCTGTTAGCAGAGGCAGCGAAGAGAGGATGGGTGCCTGGTGCAGATGTACAAGCAAAGATCTATTATGATAATGCGATCACCGCCGACATGGCAGCTTATGCTCTTTACACGGGCACTACTCCTATCTCAGGTGCAGATGTAACCGCTTATTTGAATGATCCTGCTGTAGTATATACTCCTGCCGATGCATTGAGATTAATTAACACGCAATACTGGATCGTAAACATCAGAAACGGAACAGAAGCATTTGCCAATTTTAGAAGAAGCGGTTTCCCTGCGTTAACACCCAATCCTGTTCCAGGTGCGCTTGGCAGTGTTGGTTTTGCAAGGAGACTTTCTTATCCTGATCTGGAAGCATCTTCCAATACAGCAAACTATAACGCAGGCGCTACGGCTATTGGTGGAGATAAATTATCATCCAGAGTATTTTGGGATAAGTTATAA
- a CDS encoding SusC/RagA family TonB-linked outer membrane protein codes for MKVKFQAVTNTGLIRLLVSFFLLTIFTAANAQTVTGTVLDEESKPVNGATVTVKGTSKATTTNASGNFSINAAGTDVLVITFIGFTNLEVPLNGRTTVSVTLTPAETNMEEVVVIALGEKRAAKKLGYSTTTVNADELVRQRTTNIGESMVGKVAGLNITPPAAGAGASNQIRLRGQVGFAGATNSPLLVINGLPMDQGVRNAEGAGQQRDRGDNLANINPDDIESMTVLKGAAAAALYGSRAAAGAIIITTKSGSKNSGIGVDFTSSYTTSQALNFMDEIVQTEYGQGQGGNKFTTAAQIQGNGQFGWGAKLDGQPTINFDGQMRPYSANPHQLFDFLQTGSNLTNTLGLSGGGPNGSFRTSISTTSAKGIVPSNEYKRRIFNVGINQTIAKKLKLLVNVNYADEDYINPPQIGTQGDGAVNFFTRMPISTPLSAYRESAKDPATGAEWRTNGFQGTVNNPYFALQNGQRYKEDRNRFLGTATLRYDITDWLYAQGRFNYDRGDNFAEWFTLNGTGANTRIATTTPTVTYRGGYNLNKTTTTDVNADFLVGTSHQIGKFSVDASVGGNTLRSEWKNIVQTATNFTVPDLYSYRNGTVKGAGDGYNYSQQRVNSLYGSLELGYNGLLFINATGRNDWFSILNPSNNSKFYSSVSGSFVFSELLSNVNWLSFGKLRASWAQVGSVALVNPYDGVLTYGLGANLFNGQTTASINGTGAPNPLLQPFTVTEKEVGVELRMFKNKLLVDVAYFDKVTTEQIIDVNLSTASGYSTSKQNEASLKNSGLESLIEYKAVQKRDFSWTTSWNNAFLKTEVLNVGNPSGTIMLLYFNGTGNEFLGEIRYTEGLAMNQLYTRTYRRNAKGEILVGNDGRPLPSNTNPAGITGGFNPVGSAIPKFTGGWNNNFTYKNLSVGINIDYKFGGTVLTSTLLNMTRQGHSKLSLTGREGGYVFPGVNVNTGLPNTVAITVAGNGLQNLWTGYRNDQIGDPFTFKSDFVKLRNISVAYNFTSLLNKVPLFNFIKGISLSASCRNVAILYKDLPGLDPEAVQSSGDIRAGYENSSLPTTRNYNLTLNVKF; via the coding sequence ATGAAGGTAAAATTTCAAGCCGTAACCAATACGGGTTTGATCCGGCTTCTGGTTTCATTCTTCCTCTTAACAATTTTTACAGCAGCAAATGCGCAAACAGTTACCGGCACCGTGCTGGATGAGGAAAGCAAACCCGTTAACGGGGCAACTGTAACAGTAAAAGGTACAAGCAAAGCAACCACTACAAATGCTTCCGGTAATTTCAGCATTAATGCTGCGGGAACAGATGTATTGGTGATTACGTTTATTGGATTTACAAACTTAGAAGTTCCCCTCAACGGCAGAACAACTGTTTCTGTAACGCTCACCCCCGCTGAAACAAATATGGAAGAAGTGGTAGTGATAGCGTTGGGAGAAAAACGTGCAGCAAAGAAATTGGGTTATTCCACAACCACTGTTAATGCGGATGAACTTGTAAGACAGCGAACCACCAATATCGGAGAATCAATGGTAGGTAAAGTTGCGGGATTAAATATCACACCTCCTGCTGCCGGTGCCGGTGCAAGTAATCAGATTCGTTTACGTGGACAAGTTGGTTTTGCGGGAGCAACGAACTCACCTCTTTTAGTTATTAACGGTCTCCCTATGGATCAGGGCGTCAGGAATGCTGAGGGCGCTGGCCAGCAACGTGACCGTGGCGATAATTTAGCAAATATTAATCCGGATGATATTGAAAGCATGACTGTGTTGAAAGGAGCTGCTGCTGCGGCACTTTATGGTTCAAGGGCTGCTGCCGGTGCCATCATCATCACCACTAAATCGGGTTCAAAAAATTCCGGTATCGGCGTTGATTTTACTTCCAGTTACACTACATCACAGGCATTGAATTTCATGGACGAAATTGTACAAACTGAATATGGCCAAGGCCAGGGAGGTAACAAGTTTACAACCGCTGCACAGATACAGGGTAATGGACAGTTTGGATGGGGAGCAAAATTAGATGGTCAACCTACGATCAATTTCGATGGACAAATGCGGCCCTATTCTGCTAATCCGCATCAACTTTTTGACTTCCTGCAAACCGGTTCAAACTTAACCAATACACTTGGTTTGTCTGGCGGTGGTCCAAACGGAAGTTTCAGAACTTCTATTTCAACAACAAGTGCAAAAGGTATTGTGCCAAGCAATGAATATAAACGCAGGATCTTCAATGTGGGGATCAATCAAACGATTGCTAAAAAACTCAAGTTGCTGGTAAACGTTAACTACGCAGATGAGGATTATATCAATCCGCCACAAATTGGTACACAGGGCGATGGTGCAGTAAACTTCTTTACCCGCATGCCAATTTCCACTCCACTCTCTGCCTATCGGGAGAGTGCGAAAGATCCGGCTACAGGAGCCGAATGGAGAACCAACGGCTTCCAGGGCACAGTGAATAATCCATATTTTGCTTTACAAAACGGTCAACGCTACAAGGAAGACAGAAACCGTTTTCTTGGAACTGCTACATTACGTTATGATATTACCGACTGGCTTTATGCACAGGGTAGATTTAACTACGATCGTGGCGATAATTTCGCAGAGTGGTTTACGCTGAATGGTACTGGTGCAAACACAAGAATTGCCACTACTACTCCCACTGTTACATACAGAGGTGGTTACAATCTGAACAAAACCACAACAACCGATGTCAATGCTGATTTCCTTGTTGGTACCAGTCATCAAATTGGAAAGTTCTCTGTTGATGCAAGCGTTGGTGGAAACACATTACGTTCGGAGTGGAAAAACATCGTACAAACAGCAACTAATTTTACTGTTCCTGATCTTTACTCTTACAGGAACGGTACAGTAAAAGGTGCAGGTGATGGTTATAATTACAGTCAGCAACGTGTTAACTCACTTTATGGCTCACTTGAATTAGGATACAATGGACTTTTATTCATTAATGCTACCGGAAGAAATGATTGGTTTTCGATTTTAAACCCAAGCAATAACAGTAAATTTTACTCATCTGTATCGGGTAGTTTTGTTTTCTCCGAACTGTTAAGTAATGTAAACTGGCTTTCTTTCGGAAAGTTAAGAGCCTCATGGGCACAGGTAGGTAGTGTTGCCTTAGTGAACCCTTATGATGGTGTACTCACATATGGTCTCGGTGCAAATCTGTTCAATGGTCAAACTACAGCAAGTATTAACGGCACCGGCGCACCGAACCCTTTGTTACAGCCATTTACCGTAACGGAAAAAGAAGTAGGTGTTGAGTTGAGGATGTTTAAAAACAAGTTGTTGGTTGATGTTGCCTACTTTGATAAAGTAACCACCGAACAGATCATCGATGTAAATCTTTCCACTGCATCGGGGTATTCTACTTCAAAACAAAATGAAGCTTCCTTAAAGAACAGCGGCTTGGAAAGTTTAATAGAATACAAAGCCGTACAAAAAAGGGATTTTAGCTGGACAACTTCATGGAACAATGCGTTTCTTAAAACAGAAGTTCTGAATGTGGGTAATCCAAGCGGAACAATCATGTTGCTTTATTTTAACGGCACAGGAAACGAATTCCTCGGCGAAATAAGATATACAGAAGGGTTGGCAATGAACCAACTTTACACAAGAACATACAGGAGAAATGCTAAAGGTGAAATCCTGGTAGGTAACGATGGTCGTCCGCTGCCTTCAAATACAAATCCCGCAGGTATTACGGGAGGTTTTAACCCTGTTGGAAGTGCCATCCCTAAATTCACAGGTGGTTGGAATAATAACTTTACGTATAAAAATCTGAGTGTTGGAATAAACATCGATTACAAGTTTGGAGGTACCGTATTAACATCCACATTGTTGAATATGACAAGACAAGGGCATAGCAAATTGTCATTGACCGGTCGTGAAGGTGGTTATGTTTTCCCGGGAGTTAATGTAAACACAGGTTTACCCAACACTGTTGCAATTACTGTTGCAGGTAATGGGTTACAAAATTTATGGACAGGTTACAGAAACGATCAGATAGGCGATCCGTTTACATTCAAGTCTGATTTTGTAAAACTCAGAAACATTTCAGTAGCGTATAATTTTACAAGTCTTTTAAATAAAGTTCCACTGTTCAACTTTATAAAAGGAATTTCATTGTCTGCTTCATGCCGCAATGTGGCCATCCTTTATAAAGATCTGCCGGGTCTTGATCCTGAAGCGGTTCAGTCATCCGGAGATATCAGAGCTGGTTATGAGAATTCATCATTACCAACTACACGCAATTACAATCTTACTTTAAATGTTAAATTCTAA
- a CDS encoding AraC family transcriptional regulator, producing MNQFVLCHNVASELRLFPHIIEIGVIKNPAIRLNGFPCEIDRCLKLYYIQEGKFEWSINDRSYILFPGDVALILPGTSFGNESNVLEIGCFSWIHLQIGKNEKGELENPAWSSLSETESYAINKILQSDHTPILQKFTDAGVILKGIQTELFKQEIGFQARVNHLIDEIFIQVSRQFTRMSNPGRDFPKTFMKLEQELRQNLSHQWTVEEMAALVGLGTTLFNEKVKSYSGFSPLNYLINIRISEAIKLLKIPKISLTDIALDTGFYSSQHFSTTFKKLTGYTPSEFRKNHIGTN from the coding sequence ATGAATCAATTTGTGCTTTGCCATAATGTTGCCTCTGAGTTGCGATTGTTTCCGCATATTATTGAAATAGGCGTAATCAAAAATCCTGCAATACGTCTCAATGGGTTCCCTTGTGAAATTGATCGTTGTTTAAAACTGTATTATATACAGGAAGGAAAATTTGAATGGAGCATTAATGATCGGTCATATATACTTTTCCCCGGCGATGTTGCATTGATATTGCCCGGTACTTCGTTCGGCAATGAAAGTAATGTACTGGAGATCGGTTGCTTTTCATGGATCCATTTACAGATCGGCAAAAATGAAAAAGGTGAATTGGAAAATCCTGCGTGGAGCAGTTTATCTGAAACCGAAAGCTATGCCATCAATAAAATTCTGCAATCGGACCACACTCCTATACTTCAAAAATTTACAGATGCCGGTGTTATTCTGAAAGGAATACAAACGGAATTATTTAAACAGGAAATCGGTTTTCAGGCAAGGGTCAATCATTTGATCGATGAAATTTTTATACAGGTAAGCAGACAGTTTACCAGAATGTCGAACCCGGGTCGTGACTTTCCGAAAACATTCATGAAGCTGGAACAGGAACTACGTCAAAATCTTTCGCACCAATGGACGGTGGAAGAAATGGCGGCACTGGTAGGATTGGGTACAACACTGTTCAATGAGAAAGTAAAAAGTTATTCCGGTTTTTCTCCGCTTAACTATCTGATCAATATCCGTATTTCAGAAGCGATCAAGCTATTGAAGATACCGAAAATCAGTCTCACAGATATTGCACTGGATACAGGCTTTTATTCATCACAACATTTCTCGACAACGTTTAAAAAACTAACCGGCTATACACCCAGCGAATTCAGAAAAAACCATATTGGAACAAACTAA
- a CDS encoding gluconokinase, giving the protein MECIITIELGTNAVRVYAFDLDGNIIGSLKGYCPTFHSEPDYSEQDPDQIFITMLYVLKNLLNETLHPKKYKVRCICFSSSMHSVLAVDKRGNPMGHAITWADNRANKEAAELKNSPLGKKIYSATGTPLHPMSPLTKIAWIKNNEKEKFKQVSKFLSLKAYILQQLTGEYVIDYSIASATGLLNIHKIKWEPESLKFAGITAAMLPDLVPVDTKVGKLNKAYQASLGLSADTKILVGSSDGCMAVLGDGVNEEGVATITVEDSGAVRVVSDKVMQDDKQRFFNYLLTENKYISGGPTNNGGVIFEWFTRQFGDFKNPFDLEHTMLELINDASKVPAGSDGLIFLPYLLGERAPIWNPNARGVLFGINIKHEKSHFVRAAIEGILYEIYSIGKTLEEHRTINSLSINGSFGTLPFFTQMVADIYNKPVRLRQNYQSVSYGSYLLSATEMGIYKSLDEAAKTVVLPDLATPDKQNNKMYLKYFKIFERLSTKLASEFADIAALQHQ; this is encoded by the coding sequence ATGGAATGTATCATTACTATAGAACTCGGCACCAATGCAGTAAGAGTTTACGCATTTGATCTTGATGGAAATATCATTGGCTCGTTGAAAGGATACTGTCCCACTTTTCACAGTGAGCCCGATTACAGCGAGCAAGATCCCGACCAGATATTTATCACCATGCTTTATGTATTGAAAAATCTGTTGAATGAAACACTGCATCCAAAAAAATACAAAGTACGATGTATTTGTTTCAGCTCATCCATGCATAGTGTACTTGCAGTAGATAAACGAGGCAATCCAATGGGCCATGCTATTACATGGGCCGATAACAGAGCCAACAAAGAAGCAGCCGAACTTAAAAACTCACCACTTGGGAAAAAGATTTACAGTGCTACCGGCACGCCGCTTCATCCCATGTCGCCTCTTACAAAAATTGCATGGATCAAAAACAACGAAAAAGAAAAATTTAAACAGGTCAGTAAATTCTTATCGCTGAAAGCCTACATTCTGCAGCAACTTACGGGAGAGTATGTAATTGATTACAGTATTGCGTCGGCAACAGGATTGCTGAATATTCATAAAATAAAATGGGAACCGGAATCACTCAAGTTTGCAGGTATTACCGCTGCGATGTTACCAGACTTAGTACCGGTAGATACAAAGGTTGGAAAATTAAACAAAGCATACCAGGCATCGTTAGGTTTATCAGCCGATACAAAAATTCTGGTTGGTTCAAGTGATGGCTGCATGGCTGTTCTGGGAGATGGTGTAAATGAAGAAGGTGTAGCAACAATTACAGTTGAAGACAGTGGAGCTGTAAGGGTAGTGAGTGATAAAGTAATGCAGGACGACAAACAGCGCTTCTTCAATTACCTGCTTACAGAAAATAAATATATCTCAGGTGGGCCCACGAATAACGGCGGTGTCATCTTCGAATGGTTCACCCGTCAGTTTGGTGATTTTAAAAATCCATTTGACTTAGAGCATACTATGCTTGAGTTGATCAATGATGCATCAAAAGTTCCGGCAGGTTCAGATGGATTGATCTTCCTTCCTTATTTACTCGGTGAACGTGCCCCCATATGGAACCCCAATGCAAGAGGTGTTTTATTTGGCATAAATATTAAACACGAAAAATCACATTTTGTACGGGCTGCTATTGAAGGTATTCTCTATGAAATTTACAGTATTGGAAAAACGCTGGAAGAACACAGAACAATCAACAGCCTTTCGATCAATGGAAGTTTTGGCACGTTGCCTTTCTTTACACAAATGGTGGCCGACATTTATAACAAACCTGTTCGCTTACGACAAAACTATCAAAGCGTAAGTTATGGATCGTACTTATTAAGCGCAACCGAAATGGGTATTTACAAATCGCTTGATGAGGCTGCAAAAACTGTTGTGCTGCCCGACCTTGCTACGCCAGACAAGCAGAACAATAAAATGTATCTGAAATACTTTAAAATATTCGAACGGTTAAGTACCAAGCTCGCAAGTGAGTTTGCTGATATTGCTGCACTACAGCATCAGTAA
- a CDS encoding aldehyde dehydrogenase (NADP(+)) has protein sequence MIKEKQIIGYQFSDEGSETFFSYNPATALNNEFTFSKATFAEVDMAVEKAAAAFQQYYKKSGEEKAVFLETIAAEIMNTGDVLLTVCCNETGLPQARIEGERGRTVNQLRMFAALLREGSWVDARIETAIPDRVPLPKPDIRFMHIAIGPVVVFGASNFPLAFSVAGGDTASALAAGCPVIVKAHSAHPATSSIVGKAIQIAARKTNMPDGVFSLLFGDGTTTGIQLVKHPQVKAVGFTGSFKAGKALYDAAVSRPEPIPVYAEMGSSNPVFILPQAMKERGAAIAAGYSGSVTMGVGQFCTNPGILFYKENEDGFTSALKQEFEKTNGGVMLAASIFQSYTKAVAQHVHVNGVAQLAVGNAAKENNIATPVLFSTNSETFINNPELSEEIFGPASIAVTTAGKKEMIEIAKKLSGHLTATVHGTEDELAEYKELIDVLEQKVGRLVINGFPTGVEVCSAMVHGGPFPSTTDSKSTSVGTAAIYRFTRPVCYQNMPDTLLPLELKSKNTLGIWRLINGERTNKELN, from the coding sequence ATGATAAAAGAGAAACAGATCATCGGGTATCAATTTTCGGATGAAGGAAGTGAAACATTTTTTTCATACAATCCGGCAACGGCATTGAATAACGAATTTACTTTTTCGAAAGCTACATTTGCTGAAGTGGATATGGCAGTTGAAAAAGCTGCAGCAGCTTTCCAACAGTATTACAAGAAAAGCGGAGAAGAGAAAGCTGTTTTTTTGGAAACGATCGCAGCGGAAATTATGAATACCGGCGATGTGTTGCTAACAGTTTGCTGCAACGAAACCGGCTTGCCGCAAGCACGTATTGAAGGTGAAAGAGGACGAACAGTAAATCAACTGAGAATGTTTGCTGCATTGCTGCGGGAAGGTTCATGGGTAGATGCACGGATTGAAACAGCAATTCCTGATCGTGTTCCGTTACCCAAACCTGATATTCGTTTTATGCATATCGCCATAGGACCAGTTGTGGTTTTTGGTGCAAGTAATTTTCCACTGGCATTTTCTGTTGCAGGCGGCGATACGGCATCTGCACTTGCAGCAGGCTGTCCGGTTATTGTAAAGGCACACAGTGCCCACCCTGCTACATCTTCAATTGTTGGTAAAGCCATACAAATTGCTGCACGTAAAACCAATATGCCCGATGGTGTTTTTTCGTTGTTGTTTGGCGATGGTACTACAACAGGTATACAGTTAGTAAAACATCCGCAGGTAAAAGCAGTTGGTTTTACAGGTTCCTTTAAAGCAGGCAAGGCATTATATGATGCTGCTGTAAGCAGGCCTGAACCAATACCCGTTTATGCAGAAATGGGAAGTAGTAATCCTGTGTTTATTTTACCGCAGGCAATGAAAGAAAGAGGTGCAGCAATTGCAGCTGGCTATTCAGGATCTGTAACAATGGGTGTTGGACAGTTTTGTACAAACCCGGGCATTTTATTTTATAAAGAGAATGAAGACGGATTTACAAGTGCATTGAAACAGGAGTTTGAAAAAACAAACGGAGGTGTAATGTTAGCAGCTTCTATTTTTCAGTCTTATACAAAAGCTGTAGCGCAACATGTTCATGTAAATGGTGTAGCACAACTGGCAGTGGGTAATGCTGCAAAAGAAAATAATATTGCAACACCGGTACTTTTCTCAACTAACAGTGAAACATTTATTAATAACCCTGAATTAAGTGAAGAAATTTTTGGACCTGCAAGTATTGCTGTTACTACTGCAGGGAAAAAGGAAATGATCGAGATCGCTAAAAAACTTTCCGGTCATCTTACCGCTACTGTTCACGGAACAGAAGATGAATTAGCAGAGTACAAAGAATTGATCGATGTTCTCGAACAAAAAGTTGGTCGGCTTGTAATCAATGGTTTTCCTACCGGCGTAGAAGTTTGCAGTGCAATGGTGCATGGTGGACCATTCCCGTCAACTACCGATAGTAAGTCTACATCAGTTGGTACAGCAGCGATCTATCGATTCACAAGACCGGTTTGTTATCAGAACATGCCCGACACATTATTGCCGCTTGAATTAAAAAGTAAAAACACGCTTGGTATTTGGAGGTTAATTAATGGAGAAAGGACGAATAAAGAATTAAATTAG